The Chryseobacterium sp. JV274 sequence AGAGCGTTTTTTTTATTTATCAGAGAAACTGTAAGGTATAATTATCATCAACAGTTTTATTGAGTATGAAGCTCTTGAGGACAATAAATAATAATTTCATATAAAATCATATTGATCTAATTTTATCACAAAGTAATGTTCAATTGTTTTTTGAGCTTTTTTGCACATTGATAGAAGATCATTTCTTGATGTGTTGTCGAAGCTAAAATCATCATCTGTTTTTACGATATATTCGGTTACTATTTCAATATCCATTAAATCAAGTTCTGTTACATCGGTTTTCAGTCTGTGTTCTTCCTTAAAAAAAGGAATTTTACGGAAAATATAATCGTTAAATCGAAAGAAATGTATTGTTTTCATTGCAAAAATATTTAATAAGATGAAAAATGTAGGGTGAGGTTCATTAAGAAAGTTTATCTTTCATTTTTCTATTGATCCATTTTTTGGATAGAGTATGCTCTGATGGCAATGCGTACATGCCACCTGAAAGTATATATAGTAAGCTGTTCCAAAAATTATTTTTTCTATAGAATTCATGACTGTAGTTAGTTAATACTTTTAAGTATTCGTGTTCATATTTCTTTGCTTCCTGTAATGTGTAATTTTTCGGAATATCTTTAATAATATCCATAGTGGTTTGGTTAAAGATTTTAGGCGAATATTTTTCTATAAAGTCAGATTCAAGCCTGCACATACCAATAAGTGGAATGAATAAAGAAAAAATTTCATCATAAAAGTTACAAATACCTGTTTTCCATGATAACCTTTCTTCTTCCGGTAAAATTTGGATAGCCAAATGGATGAGTTTTTTATGGCTTGCTTCCAGCTCATCTGTATAGGTTTTGTTTTGCTTCCAGAATATGAGTGAATTGATTTTATTTCTTTTAATAATATTCTCCAATAAATATTCAAACTGTATTCTAATGTATTTTATACTGTCGCTTAGATCTTCTAAAACAGACTGCCACAGATTATGCTGGCTTAAACTGCAATGAGTACTAAATACCAATCTTGATTTGTTATTGAGAATCTGTAATTCCTTTAACATGCGAAGAACTTCCTTCGTGTCTCTTTCTAAGGTGATGTTGGTATTTCTGATGTAAAATAAAGAAACAAATTGTGAGTAATAGGCCCTTCTTGAAATATTTTTTTTATTTCTGAGTCCCAATTTGTTCTTTGGATGATTAGTCAGCTTTTTCATTGGGAGTTATTGTATATTATTTTTTTTGATGTCCCTTTTTCAAAGGATTTTTGCTGTCTTATAAGGGAAATAAGATATTGTCTTAAATCTCTGATCGTAATATTTTTCTCTGCAAAAGAAAAAAATAATGGAGTTTCGTCTAAAAGGTCATACAGTTCAGGAAATTCTTTTTGAATCTCAACTGTTTTTTTTAATATCTTTTTTGTTAAAACTGATATAGTATCTACATTATTCATAGCCGCTTTTTATTATTGTTACGATCATCTTAAAGCGTTTATTTCCTTTTATCGAATGAGATATATGGCCAGGAATAATTATGCATTCACCTTCTTCCATAAAATAAGTAGCTCCG is a genomic window containing:
- a CDS encoding heme oxygenase; translated protein: MKTIHFFRFNDYIFRKIPFFKEEHRLKTDVTELDLMDIEIVTEYIVKTDDDFSFDNTSRNDLLSMCKKAQKTIEHYFVIKLDQYDFI